One genomic window of Solanum dulcamara chromosome 10, daSolDulc1.2, whole genome shotgun sequence includes the following:
- the LOC129871058 gene encoding probable LRR receptor-like serine/threonine-protein kinase RPK1 gives MILTSGVVFLTMKMQFSTTLILFLITFVLSSCPFSASGNEVVVSEKMALLEFKKSFIDPSGILSSWKSDNSSYCSWYGVSCNANSSRVLELRIRGNNADKLIGNLPHVVGYLEELKVLSLPFHDLTGEIPVQIWELENLEVLDVLGNSIQGDFSSYNFAVLRKLRVVNLGFNRIVGRFPPSLAQCRLLSVLNLAGNGVNDAIPGFIGGFEKLRVLNLSFNRLIGRVPVSLGVKCRDLEVLDLSFNFLQGEIPRVLGKCSHLRTVSLSSNAFSGVIPSELGELRKLEVLLLNNNTFSGEIPSGLENMISLHVCNISFNNLSFSSVISRCSFFGNSFLSVTPMMSLSLTPPMSQQSNESQSDAAPPQVPQSENGKRGVTAYEIAAAVSATVIASVLAILIVLYKRKMKKQTSNPKIEALKSLKRGEVTIFKDAGVALTYEKIVQATRHFSWSNCIGTGGFGSTYRAEISSGLTLAVKRLLVDRCQGFVQFHAEIQSLGNISHPNLITLIGYYASDTDMFLIYNFLPGGNLEKFIQDRANRVFNFKVLHKIALDIGLAIAFLHDQCTPRIVHRDVKPSNILLDNEVNAYLSDFGLSRIMGTDTSTNTGVAGTFGYVAPEYALTSRVSDKADVYSYGIVLLELLSDKRVLDPSFCLYENGFNIVSWVNMLLRDDKIQDIFYTSLWEQDSEDKLMDMLHLALKCTTESLPDRPRMTQVVEQLKNLEPLVT, from the coding sequence ATGATTTTGACATCTGGGGTTGTGTTCTTAACAATGAAAATGCAGTTTTCAACAACTCTGATTTTGTTCTTGATAACATTTGTTTTGTCATCTTGTCCATTTTCAGCTTCTGGAAATGAAGTGGTGGTTTCTGAGAAAATGGCTTTGTTGGAATTCAAGAAATCATTCATTGATCCTTCTGGGATTTTGTCCAGTTGGAAATCAGACAATTCTAGCTACTGTTCTTGGTATGGTGTGTCGTGCAACGCGAATTCATCAAGGGTTTTAGAATTGAGAATAAGAGGTAACAATGCTGATAAACTTATTGGGAATCTGCCTCATGTTGTTGGATACCTCGAAGAGCTGAAGGTTCTGTCTCTTCCATTTCATGATCTTACTGGTGAAATTCCTGTTCAGATATGGGAATTGGagaatcttgaagttcttgatgtACTAGGGAATTCCATTCAGGGTGATTTTTCGAGTTATAATTTTGCGGTATTGAGAAAACTGAGAGTTGTTAATTTGGGATTTAACAGAATTGTAGGGAGGTTTCCACCTTCTCTAGCACAATGTAGGTTATTGAGTGTATTGAATTTAGCAGGAAATGGTGTAAATGATGCCATTCCAGGGTTCATAGGTGGTTTTGAAAAGTTAAGGGTGCTTAATTTGTCATTTAATCGATTAATTGGGCGTGTTCCAGTTAGCTTGGGAGTTAAATGCAGGGATCTTGAAGTTTTAGATTTGTCATTTAATTTCCTACAAGGGGAAATTCCGCGTGTATTGGGGAAATGTAGCCACTTAAGGACAGTTTCGTTGAGTTCAAATGCATTTTCTGGTGTAATCCCTTCTGAGCTTGGTGAGCTTCGAAAACTTGAAGTTCTATTGCTTAACAACAATACATTTAGTGGTGAAATTCCTTCAGGTTTGGAAAATATGATATCACTTCATGTATGCAACATCTCATTCAATAATCTATCCTTTTCATCGGTGATAAGCCGGTGTAGCTTCTTTGGGAACTCTTTTCTTTCAGTCACCCCAATGATGTCGTTGTCTTTAACACCGCCAATGAGTCAACAATCCAATGAGTCCCAAAGTGATGCAGCTCCTCCACAAGTGCCTCAATCTGAAAATGGTAAGAGAGGAGTTACTGCCTATGAGATTGCTGCTGCAGTATCTGCAACTGTCATTGCTTCTGTTCTTGCTATCCTTATTGTCTTGTATAAGCGCAAAATGAAGAAgcagacatcaaatcctaaaaTTGAGGCCTTGAAATCACTTAAAAGAGGCGAAGTTACAATTTTCAAGGATGCTGGAGTAGCTTTGACATATGAAAAAATCGTTCAAGCTACCAGACACTTTAGCTGGAGCAACTGCATTGGAACTGGCGGTTTTGGTTCAACGTATAGAGCAGAAATTTCCTCTGGACTTACACTGGCTGTAAAGAGGCTCCTAGTTGATAGATGTCAAGGATTTGTCCAGTTCCACGCGGAAATTCAAAGCCTCGGAAACATTAGTCACCCCAATCTCATTACACTGATTGGGTATTATGCAAGTGACACGGATATGTTCCTCATTTATAATTTTCTCCCGGGAGGCAACTTGGAGAAATTTATACAAGACAGAGCCAACAGagtttttaactttaaagtgtTGCATAAAATTGCCCTGGACATTGGTTTAGCAATAGCATTTTTACATGATCAATGTACCCCGCGTATTGTACACCGGGATGTGAAGCCTAGCAACATATTATTGGACAATGAGGTTAATGCTTATTTGTCCGATTTTGGTTTGTCAAGGATCATGGGAACAGATACCTCCACTAACACAGGTGTAGCAGGTACTTTTGGTTATGTTGCACCAGAATACGCCTTAACAAGTCGTGTGTCAGACAAGGCCGATGTTTACAGCTATGGTATCGTGCTTCTGGAGTTGCTCTCGGACAAAAGAGTTTTAGATCCCTCTTTTTGTCTGTATGAGAACGGATTCAATATTGTTTCATGGGTGAACATGTTGTTGCGCGATGATAAGATACAGGATATCTTCTATACGAGTTTATGGGAGCAAGATTCGGAGGACAAGTTGATGGACATGCTGCATTTGGCTCTAAAGTGTACTACAGAATCCCTTCCTGACAGGCCAAGGATGACACAAGTCGTCGAGCAACTGAAGAATCTTGAACCTCTTGTGACTTAA